One Chrysemys picta bellii isolate R12L10 unplaced genomic scaffold, ASM1138683v2 scaf44, whole genome shotgun sequence DNA segment encodes these proteins:
- the LOC101943719 gene encoding olfactory receptor 4D2-like: MEQKNLTATVTEFVLLGLTQSPELQRFLFIIFSIVYLTTWLGNFIIIITVISNDRLHTPMYFLLANLAFIDISDSTVSVPKMLSGLLSQHKTISFNECILQMFFFHFIAGAMVFLLVVMAADRYVAVHKPLRYLTIMNRGVCVGLVAGTWMGGLAHSTIQIGLVLQLPFCGSNVLDNFYCDIPQVVKLACTDTYLFELLMVSQSGVLAIIIFILLLISYTVILVKIRTHLKEGKRKAFSTCGTQIMVLCLIFIPFIFIYARPFRKFPMDKVVSVLYTVITPMLNPIIYTLRNTEMKKAIRRLMSRMLFSGREMKT; this comes from the coding sequence ATGGAGCAGAAGAACCTAACTGCCACAGTGACAGAATTTGTCCTCTTGGGCCTCACCCAAAGTCCTGAGCTGCAGCGATTCCTCTTCATCATCTTTTCCATAGTCTACCTGACAACCTGGCTGGGaaacttcatcatcatcatcaccgtGATCTCCAACGACCGACTCCACACCCCGATGTACTTTCTGCTGGCCAACCTAGCTTTCATAGATATTAGTGATTCTACAGTCAGTGTGCCGAAGATGCTGTCGGGTCTCCTCTCCCAGCACAAAACCATCTCATTCAATGAGTGCATCCTCCAGATGTTCTTCTTCCACTTCATTGCTGGTGCTATGGTCTTTTTACTTGTGGTGATGGCTGCCGATAGGTACGTGGCCGTCCATAAACCATTGCGATACTTAACTATCATgaaccggggtgtgtgtgtggggttagTGGCAGGCACATGGATGGGTGGATTGGCTCACTCTACTATTCAGATTGGATTGGTCCTCCAGTTACCGTTCTGTGGGTCAAATGTCCTGGACAATTTCTACTGCGATATCCCACAAGTTGTCAAACTGGCCTGCACCGACACCTACCTGTTTGAGCTGCTGATGGTCTCCCAAAGTGGGGTACTTGCCAtaattatcttcatcctcctgcTCATTTCATACACTGTCATCTTAGTCAAGATAAGGACACACCTCAAGGAAGGGAAGCGCAAGGCTTTCTCCACCTGCGGAACTCAGATCATGGTTTTGTGTTTAATATTCATACCCTTCATCTTCATCTACGCTCGACCCTTCCGGAAATTCCCCATGGACAAGGTGGTCTCTGTCCTTTACACTGTAATCACCCCAATGCTGAATCCAATAATCTATACACTGAGGAACACCGAGATGAAGAAGGCTATCAGGAGACTGATGAGCAGAATGCTCTTCTCAGGGAGGGAAATGAAGacgtaa